A DNA window from Pseudarthrobacter sp. W1I19 contains the following coding sequences:
- a CDS encoding glutamate synthase subunit beta, producing the protein MADPRGFLKVRQRETQPRRPVPVRIMDWKEVYEAQEKGTLKAQAGRCMDCGVPFCHQGCPLGNLIPEWNDLMWRDKGEEAIERLHATNNFPEFTGRLCPAPCEASCVLGINQPAVTIKQVEVSIIDEAWDNGWVSPLPPARLTGKTVAVVGSGPAGLAVAQQLTRVGHTVAVYERDDKIGGLLRYGIPDFKMEKEQVDRRIEQMKSEGTRFRTGVNVGTDVTWEQLRRRYDAVVVCTGATVPRDLPIPGRDFDGVHFAMDYLVPANRAVAGEQVENQIHAQGKHVVILGGGDTGADCLGTAHRHGAASVTTLAIGKQPPAERASHQPWPTFPTLFEVASAHEEGGERTYLASTVEFVGENGKLTGVKVAETEFVDGKRLPKAGTERIIPADLVFLSLGFTGAEPAGITEQVHAEFDGRGNVSRDGYYMTNTEGVFVAGDAGRGQSLIVWAIAEGRAAAAAVDKYLMGSTILPAPVAPTDRAIAVL; encoded by the coding sequence GTGGCTGATCCACGCGGATTTTTGAAAGTACGTCAGCGCGAAACCCAGCCGCGCCGTCCCGTTCCGGTCCGCATCATGGACTGGAAGGAAGTGTACGAGGCGCAGGAAAAGGGCACGCTGAAGGCGCAGGCCGGACGCTGCATGGACTGTGGCGTCCCCTTCTGCCACCAGGGCTGCCCGCTGGGGAACCTCATTCCCGAGTGGAACGACCTCATGTGGCGGGACAAGGGCGAGGAAGCGATCGAGCGCCTGCACGCCACCAACAACTTCCCGGAGTTCACCGGCCGTTTGTGCCCCGCTCCGTGCGAGGCGTCCTGCGTGCTGGGCATCAACCAGCCCGCCGTGACCATCAAGCAGGTGGAAGTTTCCATCATCGACGAAGCCTGGGACAACGGCTGGGTCAGCCCCCTGCCGCCGGCACGCCTGACCGGAAAGACCGTTGCCGTCGTCGGCTCCGGCCCTGCCGGGTTGGCCGTGGCGCAGCAGCTGACCCGGGTGGGCCACACCGTTGCCGTGTACGAGCGGGACGACAAGATCGGCGGCCTGCTGCGGTACGGCATCCCCGATTTCAAGATGGAAAAAGAGCAGGTTGACCGCCGCATCGAGCAGATGAAGTCGGAAGGTACCCGCTTCCGTACCGGTGTGAACGTGGGCACGGACGTGACCTGGGAGCAGTTGCGCAGGCGCTATGACGCCGTCGTGGTCTGCACCGGTGCCACCGTCCCGCGCGACCTGCCCATCCCGGGCCGCGACTTCGACGGCGTGCACTTCGCCATGGATTACCTGGTGCCGGCCAACCGCGCTGTTGCGGGGGAGCAGGTGGAGAACCAGATCCATGCGCAGGGCAAGCACGTGGTGATCCTGGGCGGCGGCGATACCGGTGCGGACTGCCTGGGTACCGCCCACCGCCACGGCGCTGCTTCGGTGACCACCCTTGCCATCGGCAAGCAGCCGCCGGCCGAGCGTGCCAGCCACCAGCCCTGGCCGACGTTCCCCACGCTGTTCGAAGTTGCCAGCGCTCATGAGGAAGGCGGCGAGCGGACCTACCTTGCCTCCACCGTGGAGTTCGTGGGCGAAAACGGCAAGCTGACCGGCGTCAAGGTTGCCGAGACGGAATTCGTGGACGGCAAGCGCCTGCCCAAGGCCGGCACCGAACGGATCATCCCCGCTGACCTGGTGTTCCTGTCCCTGGGCTTCACCGGTGCGGAGCCTGCGGGCATCACCGAACAAGTGCATGCCGAGTTCGACGGCCGCGGCAACGTGTCCCGCGACGGCTACTACATGACCAACACCGAGGGTGTCTTCGTGGCCGGCGACGCTGGCCGCGGACAGTCCCTCATCGTGTGGGCCATCGCCGAAGGACGCGCCGCCGCCGCAGCCGTGGACAAGTACCTGATGGGCAGCACCATCCTGCCGGCTCCTGTGGCGCCTACCGACCGGGCCATCGCCGTCCTCTAG
- the gltB gene encoding glutamate synthase large subunit, whose amino-acid sequence MTQTLHTPSWSEPDQPETAMSPFKRFAALPEASGLYNPEQEKDACGLAIIATLRGEPGYDIVDAALTALRNLEHRGAVGADEGTGDGAGLLMQIPDEFFRAVTEFELPAPGQYVAGTAFLPAEQREADAAKAGIEGLAADEGLKVLGWREVPIVADLVGAMARACMPYFSQPFLASATGEELDRNELDSRAWRIRKRAQNKFGVYFPSLSSRTIVYKGMLTTAQLEPFYPDLSDKRFKTKLAIVHSRFSTNTFPSWPLAQPFRTIAHNGEINTVKGNRNWMRARQSQLANPLLGDSPEELYPICTPGASDSASFDEVAELLWLSGRPITHSIMMMIPEAWENHATMDPARRAFYEYHSLLMEPWDGPAAVSFTDGNLVGATLDRNGLRPGRFWITEDGLIVFASEVGVIDVEPSKVVKKGRVSPGKMFLVDTEAGRIIDDEEVKAEVAAANPWAEWVKDNLIDLNELPEREHVVHTAASVNIRQRTFGYTTEELKILLGPMARTGAEPLGAMGSDTPVAVLSKRPRLLFDYFVQSFAQVTNPPLDAIREELVTSLTCAIGPNGNLLDTKQVRQPQVQLPFPVINNDQLAKIANIEDADGNRVAMKVRGLYRPEGGENALRARLTEICEQVSGAINRGVQYIVLSDRDSNAQWAPIPSLLLVSAVHHHLLRSANRTKTALVVEAGDVRETHHVAVLIGYGASAVNPYLAMESVEQLIAAGDVTGVTPQDGVYNLIKGLGKGVLKIMSKMGISTVASYTGAQTFEALGLGQELVDEFFAGTHSQLGGVGLDVIAAEVSARHQMAYPEGGIEQPHRPLLGGGEYQWRRDGEPHLFNPETVFRLQHATRERRYDIFKAYTRGVDDQSTNLMTLRGLLKFKNERPPVPLEEVEPVSSIVKRFSTGAMSYGSISQEAHETLAIAMNQLGGKSNTGEGGEDVDRLLDPKRRSAVKQIASGRFGVTSLYLTNADDIQIKMAQGAKPGEGGQLMAQKVYPWVARTRHSTPGVGLISPPPHHDIYSIEDLAQLIYDAKRANPSARVHVKLVSEVGIGTVASGVTKAKADVVLVSGHDGGTGASPLNSLKHAGVPWELGLAETQQTLMLNGLRDRVVVQVDGQLKTGRDVVIAALLGGEEFGFATAPLVVEGCIMMRVCHLDTCPVGVATQNPELRARFSGKPEFVVNFFEFLAEEVREILAELGFRSLEEAIGHAEVLDAREAINHWKADGLDLDPILHGLEFDDDAPLRNMTGQNHELDKHFDQRLITMATEALTDRSPVKISVDVINTDRSVGTMLGHVVTKTFGTDVLATDTIDVTLSGTAGQSLGAFLPAGITLRLFGDSNDYVGKGLSGGRIIVRPDRTNVFKAETNVIAGNVIGYGATSGEMFLRGQVGERFLVRNSGATAVVEGIGDHGCEYMTGGQTLIIGRTGRNFGAGMSGGTAYVLDLDTAKVNKDALQSGELQLRELDAEDRDIVHGLLVKHVEETDSQLAARLLENFDDTAARITKVLPRDYAAVLQTRLDAIEEGLDPDGEEVWSRILEVTGG is encoded by the coding sequence ATGACCCAAACTCTTCACACTCCCAGCTGGTCTGAACCGGATCAGCCTGAGACTGCCATGTCGCCGTTCAAGCGCTTTGCGGCCTTGCCGGAGGCCAGCGGGTTGTACAACCCCGAGCAGGAGAAGGACGCCTGCGGTCTTGCGATTATCGCCACCCTCCGCGGCGAACCCGGCTACGACATCGTGGACGCTGCCCTCACCGCCCTGCGCAACCTCGAGCACCGCGGTGCCGTGGGTGCGGACGAAGGCACCGGTGACGGCGCAGGCCTCCTCATGCAGATCCCGGATGAGTTCTTCCGTGCGGTCACCGAGTTCGAACTTCCTGCACCGGGCCAGTACGTGGCTGGTACGGCGTTCCTTCCCGCCGAGCAGCGCGAAGCCGACGCCGCGAAAGCCGGAATCGAAGGCCTTGCGGCTGACGAGGGCCTGAAGGTCCTCGGCTGGCGCGAGGTGCCCATTGTGGCCGACCTCGTCGGTGCCATGGCGCGTGCCTGCATGCCCTACTTCTCCCAGCCCTTCCTGGCATCCGCCACCGGCGAGGAACTGGACCGCAACGAACTGGACTCGCGCGCCTGGCGCATCCGCAAGCGTGCCCAGAACAAGTTCGGCGTGTACTTCCCGTCGCTGTCCTCGCGGACCATCGTCTACAAGGGCATGCTCACCACCGCCCAGCTGGAGCCGTTCTACCCGGACCTCTCGGACAAGCGGTTCAAGACCAAGCTGGCGATCGTCCACTCCCGCTTCTCCACCAACACCTTCCCGTCCTGGCCGCTGGCCCAGCCGTTCCGCACCATCGCCCACAACGGTGAGATCAACACCGTCAAGGGCAACCGGAACTGGATGCGCGCCCGCCAGTCCCAGCTCGCCAACCCGCTGCTGGGTGACTCGCCGGAAGAGCTGTACCCCATCTGCACCCCGGGTGCCTCCGACTCCGCGTCCTTCGATGAGGTAGCCGAGCTGCTCTGGCTCTCCGGCCGCCCCATCACGCACTCGATCATGATGATGATCCCCGAGGCCTGGGAAAACCACGCCACCATGGATCCGGCACGGCGTGCGTTCTACGAGTACCACTCCCTGCTGATGGAGCCGTGGGACGGCCCCGCAGCTGTTTCCTTCACTGACGGCAACCTCGTGGGCGCCACCCTTGACCGCAACGGCCTGCGCCCCGGCCGCTTCTGGATCACCGAAGACGGCCTGATCGTCTTCGCCTCCGAGGTGGGCGTGATCGACGTCGAACCCTCCAAGGTGGTCAAGAAGGGCCGCGTGTCCCCGGGCAAGATGTTCCTGGTGGACACCGAAGCCGGCCGCATCATTGACGACGAAGAGGTCAAGGCCGAAGTTGCCGCCGCCAACCCGTGGGCGGAGTGGGTCAAGGACAACCTGATCGACCTCAACGAGCTTCCCGAGCGTGAGCACGTGGTCCACACGGCTGCGTCCGTGAACATCCGCCAGCGGACCTTCGGCTACACCACCGAGGAACTGAAGATCCTGCTGGGCCCGATGGCCCGCACCGGCGCCGAACCCCTCGGTGCCATGGGCTCGGACACTCCGGTGGCCGTACTGTCCAAGCGCCCCCGGCTGCTCTTTGACTACTTCGTGCAGTCCTTCGCGCAGGTGACCAACCCGCCGCTGGACGCCATCCGTGAAGAACTCGTCACGTCGCTGACCTGTGCCATCGGCCCCAACGGCAACCTCCTGGACACCAAGCAGGTACGCCAGCCCCAGGTCCAGTTGCCGTTCCCGGTGATCAACAACGACCAGCTCGCCAAGATCGCCAACATCGAGGACGCAGACGGCAACCGCGTGGCCATGAAGGTCCGTGGCCTGTACCGCCCCGAAGGCGGCGAGAACGCGCTCCGCGCCCGGCTCACGGAAATCTGCGAGCAGGTTTCCGGCGCCATCAACCGCGGCGTGCAGTACATCGTGCTGTCCGACCGCGACTCCAACGCGCAGTGGGCGCCCATCCCGTCCCTGCTGCTGGTCAGTGCCGTCCACCACCACCTGCTCCGCAGCGCCAACCGCACCAAGACCGCCCTGGTGGTCGAGGCCGGCGACGTCCGCGAGACGCACCACGTTGCAGTCCTGATCGGTTACGGCGCATCCGCCGTCAACCCGTACCTGGCCATGGAATCCGTGGAGCAGCTGATTGCTGCCGGCGACGTCACCGGCGTCACCCCGCAGGACGGCGTCTACAACCTCATTAAGGGCCTGGGCAAGGGCGTCCTGAAGATCATGTCCAAGATGGGCATCTCCACCGTGGCGTCCTACACCGGCGCGCAGACGTTCGAGGCACTTGGCCTGGGACAGGAGCTGGTGGACGAATTCTTCGCCGGCACGCATTCCCAGCTGGGCGGCGTGGGCCTGGACGTCATCGCGGCCGAAGTTTCCGCACGCCACCAGATGGCCTACCCCGAGGGCGGCATCGAGCAGCCCCACCGCCCGCTCCTGGGCGGCGGCGAGTACCAGTGGCGCCGCGACGGCGAGCCGCACCTGTTCAACCCGGAGACGGTCTTCCGGCTGCAGCACGCCACGCGTGAGCGCCGCTACGACATCTTCAAGGCCTACACCAGGGGCGTGGACGACCAGTCCACCAACCTGATGACCCTCCGCGGCCTGCTCAAGTTCAAGAACGAGCGCCCGCCAGTTCCGCTCGAGGAAGTGGAGCCTGTCTCCAGCATCGTCAAGCGGTTCTCCACCGGTGCGATGAGCTACGGCTCCATCTCCCAGGAGGCCCACGAGACGCTGGCTATCGCCATGAACCAGCTGGGCGGCAAGTCCAACACCGGTGAAGGCGGCGAGGATGTGGACCGCCTGCTCGACCCCAAGCGCCGGTCCGCCGTCAAGCAGATCGCCTCGGGCCGCTTCGGCGTCACCAGCCTGTACCTGACCAACGCCGACGACATCCAGATCAAGATGGCGCAGGGCGCAAAGCCCGGCGAAGGCGGCCAGCTGATGGCGCAGAAGGTCTACCCGTGGGTGGCCCGGACCCGGCACTCGACCCCCGGCGTCGGACTCATCTCCCCGCCCCCGCACCACGACATCTACTCGATCGAGGACCTGGCGCAGCTGATCTACGATGCCAAGCGCGCCAACCCCTCGGCCCGCGTGCACGTCAAGCTCGTCTCGGAAGTCGGGATCGGCACTGTGGCGTCCGGCGTGACCAAGGCGAAGGCCGACGTCGTACTCGTTTCCGGGCACGACGGCGGAACCGGCGCCTCGCCGCTGAACTCGCTCAAGCACGCCGGTGTCCCGTGGGAGCTTGGCCTGGCCGAGACCCAGCAGACGCTGATGCTCAACGGCCTGCGCGACCGCGTGGTAGTGCAGGTTGACGGCCAGCTGAAGACCGGCCGCGACGTGGTCATCGCCGCGCTGCTCGGCGGCGAAGAGTTCGGTTTCGCCACCGCACCGCTGGTGGTGGAAGGCTGCATCATGATGCGCGTCTGCCACCTGGACACCTGCCCCGTGGGTGTTGCCACCCAGAACCCGGAACTGCGGGCACGCTTCAGCGGCAAGCCGGAGTTCGTGGTCAACTTCTTCGAGTTCCTTGCCGAGGAAGTCCGCGAGATCCTGGCCGAGCTGGGCTTCCGCAGCCTGGAAGAGGCCATCGGCCACGCCGAGGTACTGGATGCCCGCGAGGCGATCAACCACTGGAAGGCCGACGGCCTGGACCTGGATCCCATCCTGCACGGGCTGGAGTTCGACGACGACGCCCCGCTGCGGAACATGACCGGCCAGAACCACGAGCTGGACAAGCACTTCGACCAGCGGCTCATCACCATGGCCACTGAGGCCCTGACGGACCGCAGCCCGGTGAAGATCTCCGTAGACGTGATCAACACGGACCGTTCCGTGGGCACCATGCTGGGGCACGTGGTCACCAAGACGTTCGGCACGGACGTCCTGGCCACGGACACCATCGATGTCACCCTGAGCGGTACCGCCGGCCAGTCCCTGGGCGCCTTCCTGCCCGCAGGTATCACCCTGCGGCTGTTCGGCGACTCGAACGACTACGTGGGCAAGGGCCTTTCCGGCGGCCGCATCATCGTCCGGCCGGACCGCACCAACGTGTTCAAGGCCGAGACGAACGTCATCGCCGGCAACGTGATCGGCTACGGCGCCACCAGCGGCGAGATGTTCCTGCGCGGACAGGTGGGCGAACGCTTCCTGGTCCGCAACTCGGGTGCCACCGCTGTCGTCGAAGGCATCGGCGACCACGGCTGCGAGTACATGACCGGCGGCCAGACGCTGATCATCGGCCGCACCGGACGCAACTTCGGTGCCGGCATGTCCGGCGGCACCGCCTACGTCCTGGACCTGGACACTGCCAAGGTCAACAAGGACGCCCTGCAGTCCGGTGAACTCCAGCTCCGCGAGCTGGACGCCGAGGACCGCGACATCGTGCATGGACTCCTGGTCAAGCACGTTGAAGAAACTGACTCCCAGCTGGCGGCGCGCCTCCTCGAGAACTTCGATGACACCGCTGCCCGCATTACCAAGGTGCTGCCGCGGGACTACGCGGCCGTGCTGCAAACCCGCCTCGACGCTATTGAAGAGGGCCTGGACCCCGACGGCGAAGAAGTGTGGTCTCGAATCCTGGAGGTAACCGGTGGCTGA
- the lgt gene encoding prolipoprotein diacylglyceryl transferase, with the protein MQTLLQAAALVPASIPSPDWSGFDIPLPWGTLRIHAYALCILAGIVVGLWLTSVRWAKRGAPEGSVWDIVVWAIPFGIIGGRLYHVVSSPDAYFGPGFDGTGDLSLIPQIQRGGLGIWGAVVLGVVGAWIGCRRSGVKLSAFLDAAAPGLLLAQAVGRWGNYFNQELFGGPTTLPWGLQIDADNPNFPAGVAADTLFHPTFLYESLWNLAGVVILLALDRKFNFRRSRLFWLYAMYYTLGRVWIEAMRIDDAEQISLFGITTRLNVWTSIFVFLAALAAFILLGLKKRADADSPYLPGREPAEKQGGEAVTGTGDSVRDTDPVVSDSEWRDNLPDNQSGSRPDSVPAEEASAAPAGVKPGQDATAAGHSGSSATGAAPEAGTSK; encoded by the coding sequence ATGCAGACGCTCCTTCAGGCGGCGGCCCTGGTGCCGGCCAGTATTCCCAGCCCGGACTGGTCCGGGTTCGATATTCCCCTGCCATGGGGAACGCTGCGCATCCACGCCTACGCCCTGTGCATCCTGGCCGGCATCGTGGTGGGCCTGTGGCTCACGTCGGTCCGCTGGGCCAAGCGCGGCGCGCCTGAAGGCAGCGTCTGGGACATCGTGGTCTGGGCCATCCCGTTCGGCATCATCGGCGGCCGGCTCTACCACGTGGTGTCGTCGCCGGACGCCTACTTCGGCCCCGGCTTTGACGGCACCGGCGACCTCTCCCTGATCCCGCAGATCCAGCGCGGCGGCCTGGGCATCTGGGGCGCCGTGGTCCTTGGCGTGGTGGGTGCGTGGATCGGCTGCCGCCGCAGCGGCGTCAAGCTCAGCGCCTTCCTCGACGCCGCCGCCCCCGGGCTGCTGCTCGCCCAGGCCGTGGGCCGTTGGGGCAACTACTTCAACCAGGAACTTTTCGGCGGGCCCACCACCCTGCCGTGGGGGCTGCAGATCGACGCTGACAACCCCAACTTCCCCGCCGGAGTGGCCGCGGACACCCTGTTCCACCCTACGTTCCTGTACGAATCGCTGTGGAACCTGGCCGGCGTCGTCATCCTGCTTGCCCTGGACCGGAAGTTCAACTTCCGCCGCAGCAGGCTGTTCTGGCTCTACGCCATGTACTACACCCTGGGCCGGGTCTGGATTGAAGCCATGCGCATCGACGATGCCGAGCAGATCTCGCTGTTCGGCATCACCACCCGGCTGAATGTCTGGACCAGCATCTTCGTTTTCCTGGCCGCACTGGCGGCGTTCATCCTGCTGGGATTGAAGAAGCGGGCGGACGCCGACAGCCCCTACCTGCCGGGCCGGGAACCTGCAGAAAAACAAGGCGGGGAAGCCGTAACAGGCACTGGCGATTCGGTCCGTGATACGGACCCTGTTGTCTCAGATAGTGAATGGCGTGATAATCTCCCTGATAACCAGAGCGGTTCCAGGCCCGATTCCGTCCCCGCGGAAGAGGCCTCGGCAGCACCGGCCGGCGTCAAGCCGGGACAGGATGCAACGGCTGCCGGACATTCCGGCAGTTCAGCCACAGGAGCCGCACCGGAGGCCGGCACCAGCAAGTAA
- the trpA gene encoding tryptophan synthase subunit alpha: protein MSTAQTTSKSAAAIDKARAEGRAALIGYLPAGYPSVEETIAAGIALAENGADLIEIGIPYSDPVMDGQVIQAATTEALAKGFHVRQVFDVVAGITSKTDAAVLVMTYWNPVIRMGVDEFSRRLAEAGGAGLITPDLIPDEAAEWMEASDKYGLDRVFLVAPSSTTERMQRTVDASRGFVYAVSIMGVTGARTSVSTAANDVVAAAHAAGAERVCVGLGVSNAEQVREIAAYAEGVIVGTALVAAIRDGGVDAVAALTKDLSTGLARETGLTREEA, encoded by the coding sequence GTGAGCACTGCACAGACCACCAGCAAGTCGGCCGCGGCCATTGACAAGGCACGCGCCGAAGGCCGGGCCGCCCTCATCGGCTACCTTCCCGCCGGCTACCCCAGCGTGGAGGAGACCATCGCCGCCGGTATCGCCCTTGCGGAGAACGGCGCCGACCTCATCGAGATCGGCATCCCGTACTCGGACCCCGTGATGGACGGCCAGGTGATCCAGGCTGCCACCACCGAGGCCCTGGCCAAGGGCTTCCACGTGCGCCAGGTCTTTGACGTGGTGGCAGGCATCACCAGCAAAACCGATGCCGCCGTCCTGGTGATGACCTATTGGAATCCGGTGATCCGGATGGGAGTGGACGAGTTCTCCCGGCGCCTGGCCGAAGCGGGCGGCGCCGGCCTCATCACCCCGGACCTCATCCCGGACGAGGCAGCCGAGTGGATGGAAGCCTCGGACAAGTACGGCCTGGACCGCGTGTTCCTGGTGGCGCCGTCCTCCACCACTGAGCGCATGCAGCGCACCGTGGATGCAAGCCGCGGCTTCGTGTACGCCGTGTCCATCATGGGTGTCACGGGCGCCCGGACGTCCGTGAGCACGGCTGCCAATGATGTGGTGGCTGCAGCGCATGCTGCCGGCGCCGAGCGCGTGTGTGTTGGGCTGGGCGTCTCCAATGCCGAACAGGTCCGCGAGATCGCGGCCTACGCAGAAGGCGTGATCGTGGGCACCGCGCTGGTGGCCGCCATCCGCGACGGCGGCGTGGACGCCGTGGCTGCCCTCACCAAGGACCTGAGCACGGGACTGGCCAGGGAAACCGGCCTGACCAGGGAAGAAGCCTGA
- the trpB gene encoding tryptophan synthase subunit beta, with product MADAPSGNADNNAAEAFLQGGSLKHAPGPYFGSYGGRWMPESLIAALDELEETFDKAKDDPDFRAQVADLNKNYSGRPSLLTEAKRFSEHAGGVRIFLKREDLNHTGSHKINNVLGQALLAKRMGKTRVIAETGAGQHGVASATAAALMGLECVVYMGAEDCRRQALNVARMELLGATVIPVTSGSQTLKDAINDALRDWVANVDNTHYLLGTAAGAHPFPAMVRYFHEVIGEEARAQILDQEGRLPDAVCACIGGGSNAIGIFHGFLDDPSVKIYGFEAGGDGVETGRHAATITLGKPGVLHGARSYLMQDDDGQTIESHSISAGLDYPGVGPEHSYLADIGRVSYEPITDAEAMEAFRLLCRTEGIIPAIESSHALAGAIKVGQRLAAEAAGAGGTAQDKIVIVNLSGRGDKDVATAAEWFDLLDKNSAESEIGKEGEQL from the coding sequence ATGGCCGACGCACCCTCAGGAAACGCTGACAACAACGCCGCGGAAGCATTCCTGCAGGGCGGCTCCCTGAAACACGCCCCGGGGCCGTACTTCGGCAGCTACGGGGGGCGTTGGATGCCCGAGTCCCTCATTGCCGCCCTGGACGAGCTCGAAGAGACGTTCGACAAGGCCAAGGACGATCCCGACTTCCGCGCCCAGGTGGCAGATCTGAACAAAAACTACTCCGGCCGGCCGTCGCTGCTGACCGAAGCCAAGCGCTTCTCGGAGCACGCCGGCGGAGTCCGGATCTTCCTCAAGCGCGAGGACCTGAACCACACCGGTTCGCACAAGATCAACAACGTCCTGGGCCAGGCGCTGCTTGCCAAGCGTATGGGCAAGACCCGTGTGATCGCCGAAACCGGCGCGGGCCAGCACGGCGTTGCCAGCGCCACCGCAGCCGCCCTGATGGGGCTGGAGTGCGTGGTGTACATGGGCGCCGAAGACTGCCGCCGCCAGGCACTGAACGTTGCCCGGATGGAGCTCCTGGGTGCCACCGTCATCCCCGTGACCAGCGGCTCGCAGACTCTTAAGGACGCCATCAACGACGCCCTGCGCGACTGGGTGGCCAACGTTGACAACACCCACTACCTCCTGGGCACCGCCGCCGGCGCCCACCCGTTCCCGGCGATGGTCCGCTACTTCCACGAGGTGATCGGCGAGGAAGCACGCGCCCAGATCCTGGACCAGGAGGGCCGTCTCCCGGATGCGGTCTGCGCCTGCATCGGCGGCGGCTCCAACGCCATCGGCATCTTCCACGGCTTCCTGGACGACCCGTCCGTGAAGATCTACGGGTTCGAAGCGGGCGGCGACGGCGTGGAAACGGGCCGCCACGCGGCCACCATCACGCTGGGCAAGCCGGGCGTCCTGCACGGCGCCCGCTCGTACCTCATGCAGGATGACGACGGCCAGACCATCGAGTCCCACTCCATCTCCGCCGGCCTCGACTACCCCGGCGTCGGCCCCGAGCACTCCTACCTCGCGGATATCGGCCGGGTCAGTTACGAACCCATCACGGACGCCGAGGCCATGGAGGCCTTCCGCCTCCTGTGCCGCACCGAAGGCATCATCCCCGCCATCGAGTCCTCGCACGCCCTGGCCGGGGCCATCAAGGTGGGGCAGCGGCTCGCTGCTGAAGCCGCCGGCGCCGGCGGCACCGCACAGGACAAGATCGTGATCGTGAACCTTTCCGGCCGCGGGGACAAGGACGTTGCCACCGCAGCCGAATGGTTCGATCTGTTGGACAAGAATTCCGCCGAGTCCGAAATCGGCAAAGAGGGGGAGCAGCTGTGA
- the trpC gene encoding indole-3-glycerol phosphate synthase TrpC encodes MATVLDDINAGVREDMDARKRLVSLAELKDRAQGTAPARDAWAALGGTSPSRDQLKVIAEIKRRSPSKGDLAAIGDPASLARQYADGGASVISVLTEQRRFNGSLADLDAVRAAVDVPLLRKDFTLDEYQIWEARAHGADLILLIVAALSDTQLNEFSALSRELGMNVLVETHTEEEIERAVAAQARIIGVNVRNLKTLDVDRSVFASLAGLIPAEALVVAESGVRGEDDVTHYAASGANAILVGEALVSHSTPLERIAEFTAAGAAAIAARG; translated from the coding sequence ATGGCAACTGTTCTCGATGACATCAACGCCGGTGTCAGGGAGGATATGGACGCGCGGAAACGCCTCGTTTCCCTGGCTGAACTGAAGGACCGTGCCCAGGGCACAGCACCCGCCCGCGACGCCTGGGCCGCACTCGGCGGAACCTCCCCGTCACGTGACCAGCTGAAAGTCATCGCGGAGATCAAGCGCCGCAGCCCTTCCAAAGGCGACCTTGCAGCCATTGGCGATCCCGCGTCACTTGCCCGGCAGTATGCCGACGGCGGTGCCTCCGTCATCAGCGTCCTCACCGAACAGCGCCGCTTCAACGGGTCCCTGGCGGACCTTGACGCCGTGCGCGCCGCGGTGGACGTGCCCTTGCTGCGCAAGGACTTCACCCTCGACGAGTACCAGATCTGGGAGGCCCGGGCACACGGCGCGGACCTCATCCTGCTGATCGTGGCCGCGCTCTCCGATACGCAGCTGAACGAATTCTCGGCACTGAGCCGGGAACTGGGCATGAACGTGCTCGTGGAAACGCACACCGAAGAGGAAATCGAGCGTGCGGTCGCCGCCCAGGCGCGCATCATCGGAGTGAACGTGCGCAACCTGAAGACGCTCGACGTCGACCGTTCCGTTTTCGCGTCCCTGGCGGGCCTGATTCCGGCTGAGGCCCTCGTGGTTGCCGAATCCGGCGTTCGCGGCGAGGATGACGTGACGCACTACGCCGCCAGCGGCGCCAACGCAATCCTGGTGGGGGAGGCCCTGGTGAGCCACTCGACCCCGCTCGAGCGGATTGCCGAGTTCACGGCGGCAGGTGCCGCCGCCATCGCCGCCCGAGGCTGA
- a CDS encoding HGxxPAAW family protein — protein MSKAPASVSKSGTRTVAPGAIDHSQELGHGNSPAAWTCVIVMLVGALIASIAFVIASTPIFIAGAAVMVLGLILGYIMRKAGYGVEGSKLKNSGH, from the coding sequence ATGAGCAAAGCACCTGCGTCCGTTTCCAAGTCAGGCACCCGCACGGTTGCCCCCGGCGCCATTGACCACAGCCAGGAACTCGGCCACGGCAACAGCCCCGCGGCCTGGACCTGCGTCATTGTGATGCTGGTGGGTGCCCTCATCGCGTCAATCGCCTTCGTGATCGCCAGCACGCCCATCTTCATCGCCGGTGCCGCCGTGATGGTCCTCGGCCTCATCCTCGGCTACATCATGCGCAAGGCAGGCTACGGCGTCGAAGGCAGCAAGCTGAAGAACTCCGGCCACTGA